The genomic DNA GCCCTGCTGCTGCCGACGGTCAAGAACCGCTGCGACGGCGCGGGGCACTTCCCGCAGCGCCCTGGCCTGCCCGCCTACCTGCCGGCGAACGGCGGCACTCTCACCACCCTCGCGCTGATGGCAGCAGGCTGGGACGAGGGCCCGAGCACGCCGGGGCTGCCCGCGCGGTGGGATGCCCGGTTCGAGGGGATCCTGCCGCTGCCGGCGCCGATCCGGGACGACTGAGCAGTCGGGCAGGCCCGGTCGCCACGTCTCGTTCACCTTCGCGCCACCCCGCCTGGCTAGCGTGCCCTGCACCGGCGGAGCTCGCGGACGGAGGCAGGCGTGGACGTCACCGAGTGGGCCATTGCGCTGATGGAGCTCCTCGGCGGTCCCGGCACTCTGCTGGTGATCGCCGCCGAAGCACTCTTCCCGCCGGTCCCCGGGGAAATCCTGCTGCCCTTCGCGGGAGTCTCCGCGGCGGAGAACGGGCAGCATGTGCTGGTCCCGATCCTGTGGACCACGGCCGGGTCCGTGCTCGGCGGGCTCGGGGTGTACACCGTCGGCCGCGCTCTCGGGCTCCACCGCACTCGCGCGCTCATCCGCCGGATCCCGCTGCTGGAGCAGGAGGACGTCGACGCGGCGCTGGGATTCTTCGCGCGCTACGGGTTCCCGGCGGTCGCGATCGCCCGCTTCGTCCCCATGGTGCGCACCTTCATCTCGATCCCAGCCGGCATCGAGAGGATGCCCGTAGGCCTGTTCGCCCTGGCCACGGGGCTGGGCTCGGGGATCTGGAATGCGGTGTTCGTGATCGCCGGCTACTGGTTCGGGCTCTCCGGCGGGGAGCTGCTCGAGGGCTTCGTGCGGATCTACTCCCTGCTGGTCGCGGCTCTGGGGGTCCTCGCCGCGATCGGGTTCGTGACCCGGCGCCTGCGCGCTCGACGGTCGCGCGCGGCGACGGGCGACCGGTGAGCTCCCCGCCGCCACGAGCCGGGAACCGGGACCGGCGGCGCAGGTCGAAGTGGGGGCCCGGCGCACGGCATCGGTGGGGTACGGCGCGACACACACTGCACCGGACGCACGATGCACGGCACGGCCCCCATGGCACGGTCGGTTCGCGAAGGGCCGAGCGGCCAGCGCACCGGGACGCGGCCCGCAGCGCCTACGCTCGAGGAATGAGCAGCGAGGTGCAGCCTGGCTCGGAACCGGCACGCGCAGACGTGGCGGCCGACGTCGGCCGCTGGTTCTCCACGGCCACCACGGCACCGCTGGACGGACCGGGCCCGACCCGCGGCGGCCCGCGGATGACGGCCTGGGGCCCGATGCTCGGTGCCGAGTACGGGCGCCGCAGTCCGCAGGACGAGGTCGCCGACGCCCTCGAGCTGCTGGCCGGTCGCCGGGTGGCGGTCCTGACCGGTGCGGGCATGTCCACGGGGTCGGGCCTGCCGGACTACCGCGGGCGCGACGCCGTGCCCCGCTCCCCCATGACCTACCAGGAGTTCATGGGCCATGACCTGGCCCGGCGCCGCTATTGGGCGCGCTCCACCGTCGGCTGGGAGCAGTTCCACCGGGCCCGTCCCGGCCGCGCCCACCGCCTGCTGGCGGCCCTCGGCGAGTCCACCTTCTCCACCACCGCGGTGATCACCCAGAACGTCGACGGGCTGCACCAGGCCGCCGGGTCCGCACCGGTGATCGACCTGCACGGCCGTCTCGACCGGGTGCGCTGCCAGCGCTGCGACGCCCTCTCCTCCCGCGCCGCCCTGCATTCCCGGATGCTCGCCATGAACCCCGAGCTCGCCGCCCGGTTGCCGGATCTCGCCGCCGACGCCGCCCAAGCACCCGACGGGGACGCCGAGGTGGACCGCACCAGCTCCTTCCGGTATCCGCCGTGCCCGCTGTGCGGGGGGATCCTCAAGCCCGACGTGGTGTTCTTCGGGGAGTCCGCCCGGCGCGAGGTCGTGGCCAGCGCCTACGCCGCCGTCGAGGGCGCGGAGGTGCTGCTGGTGCTCGGCTCGAGCCTGACCGTGCAGTCCGGGCTGCGGTTCGTGCGGGCAGCGGGACGGCGGCGCACACCGGTGGTGATCCTCAACGACGGGCCCACCCGCGCCGACCCCGACGCCACGCTGCGCCTGCACGGGCGCCTCGAGGACGTGCTGGCGGCGTGGGTGCCCGCGGAGAACTGAACGCGGCCTCACCCCACCGGATCGACGGACCTGGCGCCCCGGGACAGCGGGCCGCCTCAGCGGGTGACGAAAGGACGAGCCGGCCGGTCCGGTGCCGCCCCGGGCGCCCCTCGGACTTTCTCACCCCTCCGGCGGGGCCGTGACCCACGCGGCGTAGCCGCCGGCGAGATGGCGCAGGTGGCCCTCGCGACCGCTCCACGCCGGGCGCAGATGCTCCAGCGCCTGCGCAGAGCGCACTCCGCCCTGGCAGTACAGGACCACCTCGCCGCCGCCGACCCCGCCGGGCAGCACCTCGGCGCCGCGGGCGAGGACCTCGCCGAGCGGGATGGTCAGCGCGCCGTCGATGGTGCCGGCCGCGGTCTCCCATGGCTCGCGCACGTCGATCAGCGTGACGCCCGTGGGCAGCAGGTGACGCAGGGCGGGCACGTCCACGGTCTCGTCGGCCGTCGGTCCGCCCACGCGACCGGAGGGATCCGCGGCGGCCGGCACCTCGACCTTCGTCGCCGGCGCCCGCTCGGGGTCGCGTTCGATCCGCAGCGAACGGGTCGAGCTGGTGGCCTCGTCCCACAGCGCGAGGGTGCCGACGAGGGGTTCACCGGTGCCGGTGACCACCTGGATCACCTGGGAGGCCATGATCGTGCCGAGCACACCGGGCAGGGTCCCCAGCACGCCGGCCTCGGCGCAGGACGGCGCCTCGCCCGGAGCCGGGGGCTCGGGGAACACGTCGCGGTAGTGGGCGCCGCGACCCGGCCAGAACACGCTGACCTGGCCGTGGTGGCGCAGGATGGCGCCCCACACGACGGGCACGCCGGTGATCTCGCTGGCGTCGGCCACGAGGTAGCGGGTCGTGAAATTGTCCGCCCCGTCGAGCACCAGGTCGTAGCCGCGCACGAGGTCGACGACGTTCTCGGCGGTCAGTCGCACGCGGTGGGTTTCGACCATGACCTCGGGGTTCAGGTGGCGCACAGCGGCGGCAGCGGAGTCGACCTTCGGCGCCCCCAGCACGTCGGTGCCGTGGATGACCTGGCGGTGCAGGTTCGAGAGGTCCACGACGTCGTCGTCGACGATGCCGAGGGTGCCGATGCCGGCCCCCGCGAGGTACTGCAGCGCGGGGGTGCCCAATCCTCCGGCGCCGACGACGAGCACGCGGGCGGCGCCGAGCCGTCGCTGGCCGAGCGTGCCGATCGCGGCGAGAGTGATCTGGCGGCGGTAGCGGTCGATCTGGGCGGGCGTCAGCTCGGGGCCGGGATCGACCAGCGGGGGGAGGGTCACGACGCTGCCCCCTCGTCCCCCTGGCCGCCCGCGGAGGTCGCGGCGGGGAGTGCGACGACCTCCACGGCGAGCGCACGCACCTCCTCGGCGCGGCGCAGCACCTTGCCGGCGCCGGAGACATCGGCCGGGGAGCCGACTGACGGGGCATGCAGGTCCCGGGAGCCGAGGCCGGCTGGGAGATCGAGGACCTCGCCCGCGGCCGAGACGGCAGTCACGCGGGGCGAGCTCCCGGAAGCTCCGTCGCGGGCCGGCGACGGGGTCCTTGCAGCGGGGCGCGGGGTCATGATCCGACAGTATCGGGCGCGCGGAGGGCCCGCGAGGAGCCGGAATGCAGTCCGACGGTTTCGGGCGCGGGGGACCCGCGAGAAGCGGCGACGGAGCACGGCGAGTGCGGGACGCGCTCCATGGCGGACAATGGGGAGGCACCGCCGACCGCGAAGGAGTCGATCCCGATGACCACCGCTGCTCCCGTCCTCGATCTCAATGCCGACCTCGGGGAGGGCTTCGGCGACTGGTCGATGGGCGACGATGCGGCGATGCTCGAGATGGTGACCACCGCGAACGTCGCCTGCGGGGGTCACGCCGGGGACGGTGGCACGATGCGGGCCGCGGCCCGGGAAGCCGCCGCCCGGGACGTCGCGCTCACTGCGCACGTCGCGTATCCGGACCTGAGCGGATTCGGACGGCGCTTCCTCGACATCGCGCCCGCCGACCTCACCGACCTGGTGATCGTGCAGGTCGGGGGGCTGCAGGCGATGGCCGCCGCGGAGGGCACGACGGTGCGCGGCGTCAAGCCGCACGGCGCCCTCTACAACGCCCTGGCCCGTCACGAGGGGCAGGCCGGCGCGGTGGTGCGGGCCCTGCGCGAGCTCGGCGGGCAGCTGTCTCTGGTCGCTGCGCCGGGCGCCGTCGTCGTCGACCGGGCGCGCGAGGCCGGGATCGACGTCGTGCTCGAAGGATTCGCCGATCGCGCCTACCTCCCCGACGGCACCCTCACCCCGCGCACCCGTCCCGGCGCCGTGCTCACCGACCCCGAGGCAGTGACCGCCCAGGCGCTCTCGATCGCGACCGAGCAGCGGGTGCGCGCGACCGACGGGACCTGGGTGGATCTGCCGGCCCGGACGCTGTGCCTGCACGGGGACACTCCGGGAGCGGTCGACCTCGCCCGTGCCGTCCGCTCCGGCCTGCAGGCGGCAGGCGTGCGGCTGGAGGCGGCGCTGTGACCGGCGCTCCCGAGCCCGAGAATCAGCTGCCGCCGCCGCTGCGGATCCATCGCGCCGGGGAGTCCGCCCTGGTGGCGGAGTACCCCGACACCTCCTCCGTGCTCGCCGCCGCGACAGCGGTCCGCGCGCTGGCCCTCCCCCACCTGGTCGACCTGGTCCCTGCCGAGCGCACCCTGCTGCTGGCCGGCAACGCTCCCCGCGACCTCGCCGAGCTCGCCGACCTGCTGCGGAACCTGCCCGTGACCGCTGCGGAACCGGCCGGCGCAGGTGAGGAGACCCTCGCGGTGACCTACGACGGCGAGGACCTCACCGAGGCGGCCGAGCTGCTCGGACTGAGCACGGACGCCCTGATCACGGCCCACACCGGTGCCCTCTGGACCGTGGCCTTCGGGGGTTTCGCCCCGGGCTTCCCCTATCTCGTCGCCGAGGGCGATGAGGCGGCTCCGGAGGCTCCTCCGTGGGACGTGCCACGCCGCGCCGAACCGCGCACCGCGGTCCCGGCCGGCGCCGTCGGCCTCGCCTCCCGCTACTGCGGCATCTACCCGCGCTCCTCCCCGGGCGGCTGGCAGCTGATCGGCCGCACCGAGGCAGAGCTGTTCGACGTCACCCACACCCCGCCGGCGCTGCTGGGGCCAGGCACCCGCGTGCGCTTCACGGCCCAGCGGCCCTCCGCCCGGCTCTCCAGCAGCTCCAGTGCCCTGGCCCGGGCGCGACGCGAGGCCGGCGCCGTCTCCGAACGCCTCGCCCGGCGCCGGCGGCAGGCCGCCGTCTCCACCGCCCGCACCACGGCTGCGCTCGAGGTCCTCTCCCCCGGGCCGCTCCTCCTGCTGCAGGACGGCGGGCGACCCGGCCACGGCGCGATCGGCGTGAGCCCGTCGGGCGCCGCCGACCGCGGAGCCCTGGTGCGTGCCGATCTCGCCGTCGGCAATCCCACCCACGCCGCGGCGCTCGAAGCGCTGGTCGGGCCGCTGCGCCTGCGCGCTCTCGCCCCCACCGTCGTGGCCGTGTCCGGGGCGGAGGCCCCGCTCACGGTGCAGCGCTCCGACCCGGAGACCGCCGAGATCGCCGTGCCGGCCGGGCACGGGCGCGAGGTGCCGCTCGCGCTCGACCCCGGCGACGAGCTCGAGCTGGGTCCGGCCGTCCGGGGTCTGCGGTTGGTCCTCGCGGTGCGCGGCGGGATCCGCGGGGTGCGACGCAGCCCGCGGGACGACGGGACGGAGACTCCCGGCGGTTCCCCGGAGGCGGAGGGATCGTCCGACGCCCCCGTGCTCGGATCGCTGTCCCGCGACACCCTGTCGGGCCTGGGCCCGGCGCCGCTGCGAGCCGGGGACGTGCTGCTGGTGGGCGAGGAGCACGGCTTGGACGCCGTCCCCGCGACCTATGCCCCGGTCCACGACGACCCGCCCGAGGAGGACGAGGGCGACGCGTCTGCACCGGCACCGCTCGAGATCCCCGTCCACGCCGGCCCGCGCGACCAGCTGCTGGGCCGGGCCGCGATGGAGGCCCTGCTCGGCGCGGACTGGACGGTGCGCTCGGATTCCGACCGGGTCGGGGTGCGTCTGGACGGGCCTGCCCTGCCTGTGCCCGAGGGTGCCGGGGCGCTGCCCAGTGAGGCGATGGTGCCCGGCGCGATCCAGGTCCCGCCGTCGGGCCTGCCCGTGGTGTTCGGCTCCGACCACCCCACCACCGGCGGGTATCCCGTCATCGGTGTCGTCGCCCACCCGAGCCTCGACCTGCTCGCGCAGGCCGCCCCCGGGTCGACGGTCCGGTTCGACCTGGTCGACGGATCCTCGGACTGACCCCGTCGGGTCCGCGCCGAGGTGCCACGATGGGTGCATGCCCCGACTGCTGCCGGACCCTGTCTACTTCGCGACCCTGCCTACGGTGATCAGCTCCAGCGCGGTCATCCTGCGTGATGAGCAGGGTCGCTTCGTGGTCGAGGACCCGAACTATCGCGACCACTGGCTGCTTCCCGGAGGCGGGGTCGACCCCGGGGAGGATCCCCGGCAGTGCGCACAGCGGGAGGTCGCCGAGGAGCTCGGGCTCGACCTCGAGATCGGGCGCCTGCTGGCGATCGACTGGATGCCCTCCAGCGCGGTGCGCAGCGCCCCGATGGGCGTGCACTTCGTGTTCGACGCCGGGATGATCCCGCGCGCCGAGCTCGAGGCGCGGATCGTCCCGCAGGCCGCGGAGCTGGACGGCTGGGCACTGATCGACGAGGCCGACGCCGAGATCCTCTCCCCGTGGGGCGGTGCACGGGCTCGGCGCGCGCTCGCGGTGCTGCGCGGCGAGGCGGAGCCTGACCTCACCGCCCACGCCCGCCGCTGAGCACGCGCCAGGATGCCCCCGCGGACGTCCCCACCCCTCCGGAGCTGACCATGAACCCCACCGCCTCGCCTGCTGGGTCCCCCGACTCATCGACCACCACCGCGCACACGCTGACCCGGTCCCAGCGCCTCGACCGCCTGCCGTTCACCCGCAAGCACGGGAAGCTGCTGGGCGCCTCGGGCATCGGGTGGGCGCTGGATGCCATGGACGTCGGACTGATCTCCTTCGTCATCGCCGCGCTCAGCGTGCACTGGGGCATCTCGAAGGGTGACGGGTCGCTGATCGCCTCGGCCGGCTTCGCGGGCATGGCGATCGGTGCGAGCGTGGGCGGGCTGCTGGCCGACCGGATCGGTCGCCGCAGCGTCTTCGCCCTCACCCTGCTGGTGTACGGCCTGGCCACGGGCGCCTCGGCGCTGGCCATGGGCGTGGGGGCGCTGATCGTGCTGCGGTTCGTGGTGGGGCTCGGCCTGGGGGCGGAGCTGCCGGTGGCCTCCACCCTCATGAGCGAGTTCGCCCCCGCCCGGATCCGCGGACGCGTGATCGTCTGGCTCGAGGCGTTCTGGGCGCTGGGCTGGATCCTCGCCGCGGTGATCGGCACCTTCGTCGCCGCCTCGGGGCCGACGGGCTGGCGCTGGGCACTCGCCGTCGGCCTCGTCCCCGCCGCGTACTCGCTGGTCATCCGGCTGGGGATGCCGGAGTCCGTGCGGTATCTCGAACGGGCCGGCCGACATCAGCAGGCCGAGACGGTGGTGCGCGACTTCGAGCTCAGCGCGGGCGTGACCGTCCCGGGCGGTGAGTTCGCAGGAACCGCGGCCACCGGCAGCGAGTCCGCGGGGCCCGCCTCCGACGCCTCGGCTCCCGTCGACCCCGCTGCCGTCGGGACGGTGCCCGCAGCGGACGACGTGCGGACCGACGGCGGCATCTGGTCGCGGGCGTTGCGCCGGCGGACCCTGGGGCTGTGGGCCGTGTGGTTCTGCATCAACCTGGCCTATTACGGGGCCTTCATCTGGATCCCGACGTTGCTGGTGGACCGCGGGTTCACTCTCACCCAGTCCTTCGCCTTCACGCTGATCATCACGCTCGCGCAGATCCCCGGCTACGCCACCGCGGCGTGGCTGATCGAGATCCTGGGCCGCCGCTGGACCCTGACCCTCTTCCTGGGCGGGTCCGCGCTCGCCGCCACCGGGTACGGCCTGGCCGACAGCGAGACCATGATCCTGGCCGCCGGCTGCCTGCTGAGCTTCTTCAACCTCGGCGCCTGGGGCGCCCTGTACGCGATCGGGCCCGAGCTGTATCCGACCGCGGTGCGCGGCACCGGCACCGGTGCGGCCGCCGCCTTCGGTCGCCTCGCCTCCATGCTCGCGCCGTTCCTGGTGCCGATCCTGGTGGCCACAGGTGGCCAGGCGCTGGCCTTCGGGGCTTTCGCGATCGCCTTCGCCCTCGCCGCAGCGGCCGCCTTCACCCTCCCCGAGCAGCGCGGCCGCGCCCTGGCGGAGTAGGCGGGCGGGCCAGGCGTGCGGGTCGGGCGGACTCCGGCGACGCAGGCGGCGGCAGGTTCACGTCCCACCGCAGCCGGTGGGGCCGCTCGCAGTACGTCGATCAGGACTTGTCGAGCGACCCGTCGTAGGCGCAGATCGCATCGACCTTGTCGGCCGAGGAGGAGTTCGGGTCGAACTCGAGGTCGAGCCACACCTTCACGAGCTCCTTGGCCAGCTCGAGGCCGACCACGCGCTCGCCCATGCACAGCACCTGCGCGTTGTTGGAGAGCACGGAGCGCTGCACGGAGTAGAGGTCGTCCGCGGTCACGGCGCGGACCCCGGAGACCTTGTTGGCCGCGATCGCGACGCCCAGGCCGGTGCCGCAGATCAGCAGTGCGCGGTCCGCGTCGCCGGCGGCGATCTTCTCCGCGGCCTCGACGGCCACGTTCGGGTAGTAGGTGCCGTCCTCGCGGCCGGTCACGCCGACGTCGATGACCTCGTCGACGCGGGAGTCGGACTCCAGCAGTTCCTTCAGCGCGCTCTTGTGTCCGAATCCGGCGTTGTCCGATCCGGTGACGATCTTCCAGCCCATGTCTGCTCCTTCGTGGTGAGGTATGAGGTCGAGAGGTGAGGTGTGAGGTCGAGGGACGAGGTGGTACGCGGTACGAGGTCGGGGCGTCGAACGGGCCGGCCGAGGCTCCCGCGGACGCGGTCGTCTCGCTCCCTGCCCACCCCCAGTACAACGCCGCAGGACGGCGAACTGTTCCGGCGGCGCGGCTCCCCGACCGATCGGTGCCGTCCGTTCGACGGCGCTCGGAGGCCGAGCCTGGAGGACCGGGCCCCGCGGCCACCTCCTCGTCCTTCAGGCGGACAGCTGCCGGCCGAGCAGGGTGACGATCTTCGAGAAGGAGATCGCCCCCGGGTCGGGCGTGCCCACGGACTTGTCGCCGTGGTTACGGGCGCGGCCCTTGTGGGCCACGATATCGGCCGTGGCCTCGGCGGCCGCGCTCGCCTTCTCCGCGGCGGTGACGATGGCCTCGCCGGCAGCGCCGTCCGCCCCGGCCAGGCTCTCCCGGAAGGGCACCGCGGCGCAGACCATGGTCTTGTCGCCCGGCTTCGCTCCGCCCAGCCGCTCGATGGCCTCGACGGCCTGGACGAGGGCCGTGACGACCTGTTCGTCGGTGACCTTCTCCTGATCGGAGAAGGCACTGCCCACGCTGGTCAGCGCTGCGCCCCAGAGGGCTCCGGAGGTGCCGCCGGCCTCGGCGGACCAGGACGCCCCGGCCTGCACGAGCACGGTGCGTGCCCCGGCACCGGCCTCGGCGGCGCGCTGCGCGGTGGAGTGCGCCGCGCGGATGCCGAGCACCATGCCCTGGCCGTGGTCACCGTCGCCGGCGATGGCGTCCATCCGGCCCAGCTCGGGCTCGAGCTCCTCGAGCAGCGACTCGATCTCACCGAGGAGCTCGGTGATGCGGGCGGCGCCGGCGCGGGAGTCCTCGGAGGCCTCGGGGATCGGGTCCTCGCCCGGGGCGTACACCTCGCCGCGGGTCGTGCCGAGATCACCCTGGACGCTGCCGCCACGGCGGAAGGCCGGGGTGTCGGCCGGGGCCAGCCAGTGCTGCTCGAGCTCGTCGTCCAGACGCATCACCGTCAGCGACAGACCCGCCATGTCGAGGCTGGTCACGTGCTCGCCCACCTCAGGACGCACCACGGTGAGCCCCGCCTCGGCCAGGAGCGCCGCGACGTGCTTCCACACGACGAACATCTCCTCGTACTTCACGGTGCCGAGGCCGTTGAGCACCACCGCCGCTCGCGTCGAGTCGAGCTCCGGCGTCTCCTTCAGGACCCCGTCGACCAGGATCTTCGCGAGCTCCTCGGCCGAGGGCATGGGCTTCTCGTCGATGCCCGGCTCTCCGTGGATGCCCAGGCCGATCGCCATCGTCCCCTCGGGGACGTGGAACAGGGCGTCCTCGGCCCCGGGCAGCGTGCAGCCGTCGAAGGCGACCCCGAGCGAGCGGGTGGCGTCGTTGGCCTTCCAGGCCAGGCGCTCGGCCTCCTCGAGGTCGGCGCCGGACTGGATGGCGGCGCCGGCGATCTTGAACACCGGCAGGTCACCGGCGATACCGCGCCGGTCACGGTGCTGGCCCTTCTCCCCGGAGGCCACGTCGTCGCTGACCGCGACGATGCGCACGTCGATGCCCTCGGCGCGCAGCTTCTCGGCGGCGACCCCGAAGTGCAGGACGTCCCCGGCGTAGTTCCCGAAGCCGAGGATCACGCCGCCGCCGTTCTCCGCGTTGCGGGCGACCGAGTAGACCTGGTCGGCCGACGGGGAGGAGAAGATGTTGCCGCACGGCGCGCCGTGGGCGAAGCCGGGGCCGACCCAGCCGGCGAAGGCCGGGTAGTGGCCGGAGCCGCCGCCGACCACGAGCGCCGGCTGCCCCGTCGGCGTGGCGTCCTTGCGCACGACCCCGCCGTGGACCTGCAGCAGCTCCTCGGGGTGGGCGGCCACGAGGCCCTCCACGGCGTCGGCGGGGAAGGACTTCGGATCATCGAACAGGTAGGTCATCGCACGTCTCTCTCGAAGGCGGGGTGAGGGGGTCGGACGGATGGACGGGTCACGCCGGTCGCGTCGGGCTGTCCGCGGGGCTGTCGGCGCCATGGACCACGGGGCCGTGCAGCCGCGGCTGGTGGACCTTCAGGAAGAAGGTCATCGCGAAGGCGCAGGCGTACAGCAGCACGAACACCCAGACCACACCGACGTTACCGCCCCAGGGCCGCACGATCGCCACGACCGCCGAGCCGAGGAAGGTGGCGCCGCCGGCGGCGGTGGTGTACATCGCCATCGCGGCGCCGGTGTGCTTCGGGGCGATGGCCGGCATGATCGCCCCGAGCGGGACGAAGCCGGCCAGCAGGATGCCGAAGACCGTGCCGGCGGCGACGGAGACGACGAAGCCCCAGTCCGAGCCGGCCGGGACCATGTGGGGCACGTACCACCACAGCAGCAGGCCGATCGCGGAGCCGACGATCCCGAACCAGCGCACGGTCCGCACCCAGCCGACCTTGTCGCCGAGCGCGCCGAAGGCGGCGTTGAACAGGATGTTGCCTGCGTAGACGACGCTGGTCATGATCAGCCAACGGGACTGGCCCCAGCCCAGCTGCACCGCGATCACGTTGGGCAGGATGATGAACATGCCGAACTCGGGCGCGGTGTTGATCAGCCGGGTCAGGAAGCCCATGGCGATCCGCTTGTTGGTGAAGGTCAGGCGCAAGCCGGAGGAGAGGACCGCGCCGGCGGTCTCCCCCTCGGGGGCCAGACGGATCGAGCCGTGGCGCTCCTTCACCCCGAACCAGGCGATGCAGAAGCCGATCGCGACGATGACGGCGGAGGCGATCATGGTCCACGTCTCGCCGGAGAAGCCGCCGCCGAAGCGCGGGATCATGAAGACGGCCACGAGCGAGCCCAGGGTGGGCAGGCCGCCGGTGAACATGACGTAGAACCAGCCGACGGCGGTGCCGTTGCGTCGTTTGTCCACGACGGCGTTGATCCACACCAGGAAGGCGAAGGCGAACAGCGGGAAGCCGAAGCCGCGCAGGAAGTAGGCGGCCCCGACCAGGAAGGCGGAGTCGGTCCCCAGCGCCAGGAGGAAGGCGATCTCGAAGACGACCCAGACGGCGAAGCCGAGGGCCATCACGCGGCGCGGCCCCCACAGGTCCGACAGCGCACCGGCGAGATAGGAGCCCACCAGCACCGCGAGGCTGTACATCGTGATGATGGTGGCGGCGAGGTTGATCATGTCATCGCCGCCGCCGAAGGCCTTGGCGATGTGCGGGGAGACGAAGTTGGACTCGACGCCGTTGCCGGTCATGAAGACCAGCACGCCGAGGAAACCCCAACGCAGGGCGTGGGGGAAGCCGAGGCGGTCCAGGAGCGGCTCTCTGGCCCCCGTCCCGGGAGCGGGGACCGGGCCGGTCGTGTTCGGTACCGAACTCATACAGGACACTCCTTCGTGCGGGGGCGGTCGGCGGTCGGCGGTCGACCTTCACAGCTGACCGATCCCGAGGTGTCCCGCGGTCGGTCGGGATGACCATAGGCCCCGGGCCGAACATTCGTCAAGCACAAATGTGCCGCACGAGCGTGATCACTGCCTCACCGATGAGCATGCACCGATCGGCCGACGGACGAGGGGCCGAGAACCGCACCGGTCCTCGGCCCTCACCTCGCCGCCCCGCCGGGGAGATCGCTCACTCGGTGTAGGTGAACGGCGCCGTCATCTTGTCGATGTTCTCCTCCGTGATGAGGATGCAGTCCAGTGCCTGCTTCTCCTGCTCGGGTTCGGTGCCGTTGCGCAGGAAGTCGTCGGCCAGCTCGATCACCAGCTCCGCGAACTGCGCCACGGGCTGCAGCACCGTGTAGGCGAGGTCGCCGTTCTTGATCGCCTCGATCGCGTCCGGGGAGCCGTCGAAGCCTCCTACGAGGATGTTCTCCAGCGCCCCCGCCT from Brachybacterium sacelli includes the following:
- a CDS encoding dihydroxyacetone kinase family protein, with product MTYLFDDPKSFPADAVEGLVAAHPEELLQVHGGVVRKDATPTGQPALVVGGGSGHYPAFAGWVGPGFAHGAPCGNIFSSPSADQVYSVARNAENGGGVILGFGNYAGDVLHFGVAAEKLRAEGIDVRIVAVSDDVASGEKGQHRDRRGIAGDLPVFKIAGAAIQSGADLEEAERLAWKANDATRSLGVAFDGCTLPGAEDALFHVPEGTMAIGLGIHGEPGIDEKPMPSAEELAKILVDGVLKETPELDSTRAAVVLNGLGTVKYEEMFVVWKHVAALLAEAGLTVVRPEVGEHVTSLDMAGLSLTVMRLDDELEQHWLAPADTPAFRRGGSVQGDLGTTRGEVYAPGEDPIPEASEDSRAGAARITELLGEIESLLEELEPELGRMDAIAGDGDHGQGMVLGIRAAHSTAQRAAEAGAGARTVLVQAGASWSAEAGGTSGALWGAALTSVGSAFSDQEKVTDEQVVTALVQAVEAIERLGGAKPGDKTMVCAAVPFRESLAGADGAAGEAIVTAAEKASAAAEATADIVAHKGRARNHGDKSVGTPDPGAISFSKIVTLLGRQLSA
- a CDS encoding RbtT/DalT/CsbX family MFS transporter, giving the protein MSSVPNTTGPVPAPGTGAREPLLDRLGFPHALRWGFLGVLVFMTGNGVESNFVSPHIAKAFGGGDDMINLAATIITMYSLAVLVGSYLAGALSDLWGPRRVMALGFAVWVVFEIAFLLALGTDSAFLVGAAYFLRGFGFPLFAFAFLVWINAVVDKRRNGTAVGWFYVMFTGGLPTLGSLVAVFMIPRFGGGFSGETWTMIASAVIVAIGFCIAWFGVKERHGSIRLAPEGETAGAVLSSGLRLTFTNKRIAMGFLTRLINTAPEFGMFIILPNVIAVQLGWGQSRWLIMTSVVYAGNILFNAAFGALGDKVGWVRTVRWFGIVGSAIGLLLWWYVPHMVPAGSDWGFVVSVAAGTVFGILLAGFVPLGAIMPAIAPKHTGAAMAMYTTAAGGATFLGSAVVAIVRPWGGNVGVVWVFVLLYACAFAMTFFLKVHQPRLHGPVVHGADSPADSPTRPA